One window of Xylocopa sonorina isolate GNS202 chromosome 9, iyXylSono1_principal, whole genome shotgun sequence genomic DNA carries:
- the LOC143427531 gene encoding transcription elongation factor SPT6 isoform X2: protein MADFLDSEAEESEEEEELNETEKKKLKKIKAVEESEEEEEEDDEDRLREELKDLIDDNPIEESEGEDSDASGGSKKRKKSDDEDFDDRLEDEDYDLIEENLGVKVERKRFKRLRRIQDEESEEEQEKEVDDDRDAIANELFEGSGDDDERRSERSHRPEVDTFDEEGSEGEYTDADDFIVDDDGRPIAERRKKKKPIFSDAALQEAQDIFGVDFDYDEFGKYGEEDYEEEEEEEEDEYMDDEDAERPRRPKKQLKKKTTRKSIFEIYEPSELKRGHFTDMDNEVRNTDIPERMQLRFVPVTPVPEGSDELDLEAEWIYKQAFCRPTISIQDAHLNAEAKERARKGPQTIGKIKKALDFMRNQQFEVPFISFYRKEYVLPELNINDLWKVYKFDAKWCQLRQRKENLLKLFEKMRNYQLDEIMKNPDAPLPDNVRLIKDDDIERLKNVQTSEELNDVYHHFMLYYSHEIPAMQEAARKKEKEARKEAKIQKRKQQITDAEENGEDPPAEEEVDAEEEEETDETLKQAVRSGPYSICRRAGLDSLAKKFGLSPEHFAENLRDNYQRHEVDQEPTEPLVIANEYCSQILQTPEEVVKAAQLMVAIQLAREPLVKKCVREMYMERAKISIKPTKKGIKEIDENHPIYGMKYLKDKPVRDLVGDQFLNLMIAEDDKLITISLSDTIEGNTTNNYVDEMKQLYYRDEFSKNVQDWNALRVGSVEMALTRIVLPSLKKELRTNLIAEAKECVMRACCRKMYNWIKVAPYTCEFPEEEDEEWDTTKGLRIMGIAYVPDYSQAAFTCLVAPDGECTDYLRLPHLMKRKNSYREDEKAMKEADLLAVRNFISTKKPHVVVIGGESREAMMIADDVKECIANLVKKKQFPNIQVEICDNELAKIYSNSNKGISEFRDYPELLRQAISLARKMQDPLVEFSQLCTADEEILCLKYHSLQDQLPKDELLENLYLEFVNRVNEVGVDVNRAVQQAYCGNLVQFVCGLGPRKGQALIKMLKQTNQRLENRTQLVTACHMGPKVFINCAGFIKIDTNSLGDSTEAYVEVLDGSRVHPETYEWARKMAVDALEYDDEDANPAGALEEILESPERLKDLDLDAFAEELERQGFGNKCVTLYDIRAELNCRYKDLRVPYQSLSAERLFDILTKETPETFYVGKLVLATVVGISHRKPQGDQLDQANPVRNDETGLWQCPFCLKNDFPELSEVWNHFDAGACPGKATGVRLRLDNGISGYIHIKNLSDRHVANPEERVSIGQIIHCRIIKIEVERFSVECTSKSSDLADKNHEWRPQRDPFYDTEAEQRDAKVEEDAKKAKQRQTYVKRVIVHPSFHNISFAEAEKLMQTMKQGEAIVRPSSKGADHLTVTWKVTDEIYQHIDVREEGKENAFSLGQSLWIGNEEFEDLDEIIARHVNPMAAYASELLDFKYYKPTVEGIKDKAEEILKEQKKENPGGIPYILSAAKNYPGKFLLSYLPRTRCRHEYVTVSPEGFRFRDQMFGRVSDLFRWFKEHFRDPVPGQSTPSTPRGAMTSRTPYHTTPGAVSGMNQEAIQRVAQNLPHHMLHSLTQVANQTPHHYPPHTPGTASAAGYGVHTYPNTPYTPSGQTPFMTPYQTPHHTPHHHGQPTPRYGQQTPNHQQGPFIHPPPPSGINVSSHHRSTPSHRPTPPMSTPGDPTDWKKAAEAWARLKSGPRVPGSTPRYEESRKTPRNYEESVGRTTPRNRTSTRTPSYKSPRGTPHTNSSPRSMSLSGDGTPLYDES from the exons ATGGCCGATTTTCTAGACTCTGAGGCAGAAGAGAGCGAG GAGGAGGAGGAGTTGAACGAAActgagaaaaagaaactgaagaAAATAAAGGCTGTGGAGGAAagcgaggaagaagaggaggaag ACGACGAGGATCGTCTACGCGAGGAGCTGAAAGATCTGATCGACGACAACCCGATAGAGGAGAGCGAGGGCGAGGACAGCGACGCTTCAGGAGGGTCCAAGAAACGTAAGAAAAGCGACGACGAGGACTTCGACGATCGTCTAGAGGACGAGGATTATGATCTGATCGAAGAGAATTTGGGGGTCAAAGTTGAGAGG AAACGTTTCAAACGCCTCCGCAGGATACAAGATGAGGAATCGGAGGAAGAGCAAGAGAAAGAGGTGGATGATGATAGAGACGCCATTGCTAACGAGCTTTTCGAAGGCTCCGGGGAT GACGATGAAAGGAGAAGCGAACGCAGTCACAGACCCGAAGTGGATACGTTTGACGAAGAGGGAAGTGAAGGAGAATACACGGACGCGGATGATTTTATCGTCGATGACGATGGCAGACCGATCGCCGAGAGGCGTAAAAAGAAAAAGCCAATATTCTCTGACGCGGCCCTGCAAGAAGCTCAAGATATATTCGGTGTTGATTTCGATTACGATGAGTTTGGTAAATACGGCGAGGAAGACtacgaagaggaggaagaagaagaggaagatgaGTACATGGACGATGAAGACGCTGAGAGGCCACGAAGGCCGAAGAAACAGTtgaagaagaagacgacgagGAAAAGTATTTTTGAAATTTACGAACCAAGCGAACTTAAACGCGGTCACTTCACCGATATGGACAATGAAGTGCGGAACACGGATATACCAGAGAGAATGCAGCTTCGTTTTGTCCCTGTTACACCAGTTCCAGAAGGGTCTGACGAGCTAGATCTAGAAGCGGAATGGATTTATAAACAGGCGTTCTGTCGACCAACCATTTCGATTCAAGATGCGCACTTGAACGCCGAGGCTAAGGAAAGAGCTCGAAAAGGGCCTCAAACGATCGGTAAAATCAAAAAGGCCCTGGACTTTATGCGAAATCAACAGTTCGAGGTGCCATTCATATCGTTTTACAGAAAGGAGTATGTACTACCAGAACTGAACATTAACGACCTCTGGAAGGTCTATAAGTTTGACGCGAAGTGGTGTCAACTTCGTCAGAGAAAGGAAAATTTGTTAAAATTATTCGAGAAAATGAGAAATTATCAGTTAGACGAGATTATGAAGAATCCTGACGCTCCTTTACCGGACAATGTACGGTTGATCAAGGACGATGACATAGAACGATTGAAAAACGTGCAAACCAGCGAAGAACTGAACGATGTCTATCATCATTTTATGTTGTATTATAGCCACGAGATTCCAGCGATGCAAGAGGCCGCTCGCAAAAAGGAGAAGGAGGCGCGCAAAGAAGCGAAGATCCAGAAACGAAAACAGCAAATTACGGACGCGGAGGAGAACGGTGAAGATCCTCCAGCGGAAGAGGAGGTAGacgcagaagaagaagaggaaacgGACGAAACGTTGAAACAGGCGGTTCGAAGTGGGCCGTATTCTATTTGCAGGCGAGCGGGTCTCGACAGTCTCGCGAAAAAGTTTGGTCTATCTCCGGAACATTTCGCTGAAAATCTACGAGACAACTATCAACGACACGAAGTGGACCAAGAGCCTACAGAACCTTTGGTTATCGCAAACGAATATTGCAGTCAAATACTTCAGACCCCTGAAGAAGTGGTAAAGGCAGCTCAATTAATGGTAGCTATCCAATTGGCCCGTGAACCTTTGGTGAAGAAATGCGTTCGGGAAATGTACATGGAAAGGGCGAAAATATCGATAAAACCAACGAAAAAGGGAATCAAAGAGATCGATGAGAATCATCCAATTTATGGGATGAAATACCTGAAAGATAAACCGGTGCGCGATCTGGTAGGTGATCAGTTTTTAAATTTAATGATCGCCGAGGACGATAAATTAATCACGATATCGTTGAGCGATACCATCGAAGGAAACACTACCAACAACTACGTTGACGAGATGAAACAGCTGTACTACCGTGACGAATTTAgcaaaaatgttcaagattggAACGCGTTGAGGGTAGGAAGCGTCGAGATGGCACTCACGCGCATAGTTCTACCGAGTTTGAAGAAAGAGCTAAGAACGAATCTCATTGCGGAAGCGAAAGAATGCGTGATGCGAGCGTGCTGTCGTAAAATGTACAATTGGATCAAAGTTGCTCCTTATACTTGCGAATTCCCCGAGGAAGAGGACGAGGAATGGGACACTACCAAAGGCCTTCGAATCATGGGCATCGCTTACGTACCAGATTATTCTCAAGCAGCGTTCACTTGTCTAGTAGCTCCGGATGGCGAATGCACGGATTATCTGAGATTACCACATCTGATGAAACGAAAAAATAGTTACCGCGAAGATGAGAAAGCTATGAAAGAAGCTGATTTACTGGCCGTTCGAAACTTCATATCGACTAAAAAGCCGCACGTTGTTGTGATAGGTGGCGAATCGAGAGAAGCAATGATGATCGCGGATGACGTTAAGGAATGTATCGCAAATCTGGTAAAGAAGAAGCAATTCCCAAACATTCAAGTGGAAATTTGCGACAACGAGTTGGCGAAAATCTACTCGAACAGCAACAAAGGTATATCCGAGTTTCGTGATTATCCGGAATTACTGCGACAAGCGATTTCACTGGCCAGAAAAATGCAAGATCCCCTTGTCGAGTTTTCTCAACTGTGCACCGCCGATGAAGAGATTTTATGCCTCAAGTATCACAGCTTACAGGATCAATTGCCAAAAGACGAGCTACTGGAGAACTTGTATTTGGAATTTGTGAACCGCGTGAACGAAGTAGGCGTCGACGTGAACAGAGCTGTACAGCAGGCTTACTGCGGGAATCTGGTTCAGTTTGTCTGCGGCCTGGGCCCTAGAAAAGGCCAAGCTTTGATCAAGATGTTAAAACAGACTAATCAAAGGTTGGAGAATAGAACACAACTTGTAACTGCTTGTCATATGGGACCTAAGGTTTTCATTAACTGCGCGGGCTTTATCAAAATAGATACGAACAGCTTAGGGGACAGCACTGAGGCGTACGTGGAAGTCCTCGACGGATCTCGAGTGCACCCTGAGACGTACGAGTGGGCAAGGAAAATGGCGGTGGACGCTTTGGAATACGACGACGAGGATGCTAATCCCGCTGGGGCTCTCGAGGAGATCCTCGAGTCACCAGAAAGATTGAAAGATCTAGATTTAGATGCGTTCGCGGAAGAGCTTGAGAGGCAGGGTTTCGGTAACAAGTGCGTTACGTTGTACGATATCAGGGCGGAATTGAATTGCAGGTACAAAGACTTACGCGTACCGTATCAGTCGCTTAGCGCGGAAAGGTTGTTCGACATTCTGACGAAAGAAACCCCGGAAACATTCTACGTGGGGAAGCTAGTATTGGCAACCGTAGTCGGCATAAGCCACAGGAAACCGCAGGGCGATCAATTGGACCAAGCGAATCCAGTGAGAAACGACGAAACCGGGTTGTGGCAGTGCCCATTCTGTTTGAAAAACGACTTCCCGGAATTGTCCGAAGTATGGAATCATTTTGATGCCGGTGCTTGCCCTGGCAAAGCGACTGGGGTCAGATTGAGGCTGGACAACGGGATATCTGGTTACATTCATATAAAGAATCTATCGGATAGACACGTAGCCAATCCTGAAGAGAGAGTGAGCATAGGACAGATAATACATTGCCGCATAATAAAGATCGAAGTGGAACGATTCAGCGTCGAATGTACAAGCAAAAGTAGCGACCTCGCGGACAAAAACCACGAATGGAG ACCGCAAAGGGATCCGTTTTACGACACGGAAGCGGAGCAACGAGACGCGAAAGTTGAAGAGGACGCGAAGAAAGCGAAACAACGGCAGACGTATGTAAAACGGGTGATCGTGCATCCCTCGTTTCACAATATTAGTTTCGCGGAGGCCGAGAAACTGATGCAGACGATGAAGCAAGGAGAAGCAATCGTTAGACCGAGCAGCAAAGGTGCCGATCACTTGACCGTCACATGGAAAGTCACCGATGAAATTTATCAGCATATTGATGTGAGGGAAGAGGGGAAAGAGAACGCATTTTCCCTTGGACAAAGCCTGTGGATCGGGAACGAAGAATTCGAGGATCTGGATGAAATTATTGCCAGACACGTTAATCCTATGGCCGCGTACGCTTCGGAATTATTGGATTTCAAATACTACAAGCCCACGGTAGAAGGCATTAAAGATAAAGCAGAAGAAATATTGAAAgaacaaaagaaagaaaatcctGGAGGAATTCCGTACATACTATCTGCGGCAAAG AATTATCCTGGCAAATTTTTATTATCTTATCTTCCACGAACTCGATGTCGTCACGAGTACGTGACAGTATCGCCAGAAGGATTTCGATTCAGAGACCAAATGTTTGGTAGAGTGAGTGACCTGTTCCGatggtttaaggagcattttagAGATCCAGTACCTGGACAGTCAACGCCTAGCACCCCGCGTGGCGCTATGACATCTAGAACACCTTATCATACAACGCCAGGAGCAGTAAGCG GAATGAACCAAGAAGCAATACAAAGAGTGGCGCAAAATCTTCCACATCACATGTTGCACTCATTAACGCAAGTGGCAAATCAAACTCCGCATCACTATCCACCTCACACACCAGGAACTGCAAGCGCCGCTGGTTATGGAGTTCACACATATCCCAATACACCATACACACCTTCTGGACAGACACCTTTCATGACACCATATCAGACACCGCATCACACTCCGCACCACCATGGCCAACCAACTCCAAGATATGGCCAACAAACACCTAATCATCAGCAAGGTCCTTTCAttcatcctcctcctccttcgggCATAAACGTTTCAAGCCATCACAGGTCAACTCCGTCGCATAGACCTACGCCACCTATGTCAACGCCTGGTGACCCTACGGACTGGAAAAAGGCAGCAGAAGCATGGGCGAGATTAAAAAGCGGTCCGCGTGTACC CGGTTCCACTCCAAGATACGAAGAATCTAGGAAAACGCCAAGAAACTACGAGGAATCGGTTGGAAGAACAACACCGCGAAATAGAACCTCGACACGAACACCTTCTTACAAATCTCCTCGAGGTACACCGCATACTAACTCTAGTCCTCGGAGCATGTCTCTTAGCGGAGACGGAACTCCTTTATACGATGAAAGCTAA
- the LOC143427531 gene encoding transcription elongation factor SPT6 isoform X1, with protein MADFLDSEAEESEEEEELNETEKKKLKKIKAVEESEEEEEEDDEDRLREELKDLIDDNPIEESEGEDSDASGGSKKRKKSDDEDFDDRLEDEDYDLIEENLGVKVERKRFKRLRRIQDEESEEEQEKEVDDDRDAIANELFEGSGDEREITMDDERRSERSHRPEVDTFDEEGSEGEYTDADDFIVDDDGRPIAERRKKKKPIFSDAALQEAQDIFGVDFDYDEFGKYGEEDYEEEEEEEEDEYMDDEDAERPRRPKKQLKKKTTRKSIFEIYEPSELKRGHFTDMDNEVRNTDIPERMQLRFVPVTPVPEGSDELDLEAEWIYKQAFCRPTISIQDAHLNAEAKERARKGPQTIGKIKKALDFMRNQQFEVPFISFYRKEYVLPELNINDLWKVYKFDAKWCQLRQRKENLLKLFEKMRNYQLDEIMKNPDAPLPDNVRLIKDDDIERLKNVQTSEELNDVYHHFMLYYSHEIPAMQEAARKKEKEARKEAKIQKRKQQITDAEENGEDPPAEEEVDAEEEEETDETLKQAVRSGPYSICRRAGLDSLAKKFGLSPEHFAENLRDNYQRHEVDQEPTEPLVIANEYCSQILQTPEEVVKAAQLMVAIQLAREPLVKKCVREMYMERAKISIKPTKKGIKEIDENHPIYGMKYLKDKPVRDLVGDQFLNLMIAEDDKLITISLSDTIEGNTTNNYVDEMKQLYYRDEFSKNVQDWNALRVGSVEMALTRIVLPSLKKELRTNLIAEAKECVMRACCRKMYNWIKVAPYTCEFPEEEDEEWDTTKGLRIMGIAYVPDYSQAAFTCLVAPDGECTDYLRLPHLMKRKNSYREDEKAMKEADLLAVRNFISTKKPHVVVIGGESREAMMIADDVKECIANLVKKKQFPNIQVEICDNELAKIYSNSNKGISEFRDYPELLRQAISLARKMQDPLVEFSQLCTADEEILCLKYHSLQDQLPKDELLENLYLEFVNRVNEVGVDVNRAVQQAYCGNLVQFVCGLGPRKGQALIKMLKQTNQRLENRTQLVTACHMGPKVFINCAGFIKIDTNSLGDSTEAYVEVLDGSRVHPETYEWARKMAVDALEYDDEDANPAGALEEILESPERLKDLDLDAFAEELERQGFGNKCVTLYDIRAELNCRYKDLRVPYQSLSAERLFDILTKETPETFYVGKLVLATVVGISHRKPQGDQLDQANPVRNDETGLWQCPFCLKNDFPELSEVWNHFDAGACPGKATGVRLRLDNGISGYIHIKNLSDRHVANPEERVSIGQIIHCRIIKIEVERFSVECTSKSSDLADKNHEWRPQRDPFYDTEAEQRDAKVEEDAKKAKQRQTYVKRVIVHPSFHNISFAEAEKLMQTMKQGEAIVRPSSKGADHLTVTWKVTDEIYQHIDVREEGKENAFSLGQSLWIGNEEFEDLDEIIARHVNPMAAYASELLDFKYYKPTVEGIKDKAEEILKEQKKENPGGIPYILSAAKNYPGKFLLSYLPRTRCRHEYVTVSPEGFRFRDQMFGRVSDLFRWFKEHFRDPVPGQSTPSTPRGAMTSRTPYHTTPGAVSGMNQEAIQRVAQNLPHHMLHSLTQVANQTPHHYPPHTPGTASAAGYGVHTYPNTPYTPSGQTPFMTPYQTPHHTPHHHGQPTPRYGQQTPNHQQGPFIHPPPPSGINVSSHHRSTPSHRPTPPMSTPGDPTDWKKAAEAWARLKSGPRVPGSTPRYEESRKTPRNYEESVGRTTPRNRTSTRTPSYKSPRGTPHTNSSPRSMSLSGDGTPLYDES; from the exons ATGGCCGATTTTCTAGACTCTGAGGCAGAAGAGAGCGAG GAGGAGGAGGAGTTGAACGAAActgagaaaaagaaactgaagaAAATAAAGGCTGTGGAGGAAagcgaggaagaagaggaggaag ACGACGAGGATCGTCTACGCGAGGAGCTGAAAGATCTGATCGACGACAACCCGATAGAGGAGAGCGAGGGCGAGGACAGCGACGCTTCAGGAGGGTCCAAGAAACGTAAGAAAAGCGACGACGAGGACTTCGACGATCGTCTAGAGGACGAGGATTATGATCTGATCGAAGAGAATTTGGGGGTCAAAGTTGAGAGG AAACGTTTCAAACGCCTCCGCAGGATACAAGATGAGGAATCGGAGGAAGAGCAAGAGAAAGAGGTGGATGATGATAGAGACGCCATTGCTAACGAGCTTTTCGAAGGCTCCGGGGAT GAACGGGAGATTACAATG GACGATGAAAGGAGAAGCGAACGCAGTCACAGACCCGAAGTGGATACGTTTGACGAAGAGGGAAGTGAAGGAGAATACACGGACGCGGATGATTTTATCGTCGATGACGATGGCAGACCGATCGCCGAGAGGCGTAAAAAGAAAAAGCCAATATTCTCTGACGCGGCCCTGCAAGAAGCTCAAGATATATTCGGTGTTGATTTCGATTACGATGAGTTTGGTAAATACGGCGAGGAAGACtacgaagaggaggaagaagaagaggaagatgaGTACATGGACGATGAAGACGCTGAGAGGCCACGAAGGCCGAAGAAACAGTtgaagaagaagacgacgagGAAAAGTATTTTTGAAATTTACGAACCAAGCGAACTTAAACGCGGTCACTTCACCGATATGGACAATGAAGTGCGGAACACGGATATACCAGAGAGAATGCAGCTTCGTTTTGTCCCTGTTACACCAGTTCCAGAAGGGTCTGACGAGCTAGATCTAGAAGCGGAATGGATTTATAAACAGGCGTTCTGTCGACCAACCATTTCGATTCAAGATGCGCACTTGAACGCCGAGGCTAAGGAAAGAGCTCGAAAAGGGCCTCAAACGATCGGTAAAATCAAAAAGGCCCTGGACTTTATGCGAAATCAACAGTTCGAGGTGCCATTCATATCGTTTTACAGAAAGGAGTATGTACTACCAGAACTGAACATTAACGACCTCTGGAAGGTCTATAAGTTTGACGCGAAGTGGTGTCAACTTCGTCAGAGAAAGGAAAATTTGTTAAAATTATTCGAGAAAATGAGAAATTATCAGTTAGACGAGATTATGAAGAATCCTGACGCTCCTTTACCGGACAATGTACGGTTGATCAAGGACGATGACATAGAACGATTGAAAAACGTGCAAACCAGCGAAGAACTGAACGATGTCTATCATCATTTTATGTTGTATTATAGCCACGAGATTCCAGCGATGCAAGAGGCCGCTCGCAAAAAGGAGAAGGAGGCGCGCAAAGAAGCGAAGATCCAGAAACGAAAACAGCAAATTACGGACGCGGAGGAGAACGGTGAAGATCCTCCAGCGGAAGAGGAGGTAGacgcagaagaagaagaggaaacgGACGAAACGTTGAAACAGGCGGTTCGAAGTGGGCCGTATTCTATTTGCAGGCGAGCGGGTCTCGACAGTCTCGCGAAAAAGTTTGGTCTATCTCCGGAACATTTCGCTGAAAATCTACGAGACAACTATCAACGACACGAAGTGGACCAAGAGCCTACAGAACCTTTGGTTATCGCAAACGAATATTGCAGTCAAATACTTCAGACCCCTGAAGAAGTGGTAAAGGCAGCTCAATTAATGGTAGCTATCCAATTGGCCCGTGAACCTTTGGTGAAGAAATGCGTTCGGGAAATGTACATGGAAAGGGCGAAAATATCGATAAAACCAACGAAAAAGGGAATCAAAGAGATCGATGAGAATCATCCAATTTATGGGATGAAATACCTGAAAGATAAACCGGTGCGCGATCTGGTAGGTGATCAGTTTTTAAATTTAATGATCGCCGAGGACGATAAATTAATCACGATATCGTTGAGCGATACCATCGAAGGAAACACTACCAACAACTACGTTGACGAGATGAAACAGCTGTACTACCGTGACGAATTTAgcaaaaatgttcaagattggAACGCGTTGAGGGTAGGAAGCGTCGAGATGGCACTCACGCGCATAGTTCTACCGAGTTTGAAGAAAGAGCTAAGAACGAATCTCATTGCGGAAGCGAAAGAATGCGTGATGCGAGCGTGCTGTCGTAAAATGTACAATTGGATCAAAGTTGCTCCTTATACTTGCGAATTCCCCGAGGAAGAGGACGAGGAATGGGACACTACCAAAGGCCTTCGAATCATGGGCATCGCTTACGTACCAGATTATTCTCAAGCAGCGTTCACTTGTCTAGTAGCTCCGGATGGCGAATGCACGGATTATCTGAGATTACCACATCTGATGAAACGAAAAAATAGTTACCGCGAAGATGAGAAAGCTATGAAAGAAGCTGATTTACTGGCCGTTCGAAACTTCATATCGACTAAAAAGCCGCACGTTGTTGTGATAGGTGGCGAATCGAGAGAAGCAATGATGATCGCGGATGACGTTAAGGAATGTATCGCAAATCTGGTAAAGAAGAAGCAATTCCCAAACATTCAAGTGGAAATTTGCGACAACGAGTTGGCGAAAATCTACTCGAACAGCAACAAAGGTATATCCGAGTTTCGTGATTATCCGGAATTACTGCGACAAGCGATTTCACTGGCCAGAAAAATGCAAGATCCCCTTGTCGAGTTTTCTCAACTGTGCACCGCCGATGAAGAGATTTTATGCCTCAAGTATCACAGCTTACAGGATCAATTGCCAAAAGACGAGCTACTGGAGAACTTGTATTTGGAATTTGTGAACCGCGTGAACGAAGTAGGCGTCGACGTGAACAGAGCTGTACAGCAGGCTTACTGCGGGAATCTGGTTCAGTTTGTCTGCGGCCTGGGCCCTAGAAAAGGCCAAGCTTTGATCAAGATGTTAAAACAGACTAATCAAAGGTTGGAGAATAGAACACAACTTGTAACTGCTTGTCATATGGGACCTAAGGTTTTCATTAACTGCGCGGGCTTTATCAAAATAGATACGAACAGCTTAGGGGACAGCACTGAGGCGTACGTGGAAGTCCTCGACGGATCTCGAGTGCACCCTGAGACGTACGAGTGGGCAAGGAAAATGGCGGTGGACGCTTTGGAATACGACGACGAGGATGCTAATCCCGCTGGGGCTCTCGAGGAGATCCTCGAGTCACCAGAAAGATTGAAAGATCTAGATTTAGATGCGTTCGCGGAAGAGCTTGAGAGGCAGGGTTTCGGTAACAAGTGCGTTACGTTGTACGATATCAGGGCGGAATTGAATTGCAGGTACAAAGACTTACGCGTACCGTATCAGTCGCTTAGCGCGGAAAGGTTGTTCGACATTCTGACGAAAGAAACCCCGGAAACATTCTACGTGGGGAAGCTAGTATTGGCAACCGTAGTCGGCATAAGCCACAGGAAACCGCAGGGCGATCAATTGGACCAAGCGAATCCAGTGAGAAACGACGAAACCGGGTTGTGGCAGTGCCCATTCTGTTTGAAAAACGACTTCCCGGAATTGTCCGAAGTATGGAATCATTTTGATGCCGGTGCTTGCCCTGGCAAAGCGACTGGGGTCAGATTGAGGCTGGACAACGGGATATCTGGTTACATTCATATAAAGAATCTATCGGATAGACACGTAGCCAATCCTGAAGAGAGAGTGAGCATAGGACAGATAATACATTGCCGCATAATAAAGATCGAAGTGGAACGATTCAGCGTCGAATGTACAAGCAAAAGTAGCGACCTCGCGGACAAAAACCACGAATGGAG ACCGCAAAGGGATCCGTTTTACGACACGGAAGCGGAGCAACGAGACGCGAAAGTTGAAGAGGACGCGAAGAAAGCGAAACAACGGCAGACGTATGTAAAACGGGTGATCGTGCATCCCTCGTTTCACAATATTAGTTTCGCGGAGGCCGAGAAACTGATGCAGACGATGAAGCAAGGAGAAGCAATCGTTAGACCGAGCAGCAAAGGTGCCGATCACTTGACCGTCACATGGAAAGTCACCGATGAAATTTATCAGCATATTGATGTGAGGGAAGAGGGGAAAGAGAACGCATTTTCCCTTGGACAAAGCCTGTGGATCGGGAACGAAGAATTCGAGGATCTGGATGAAATTATTGCCAGACACGTTAATCCTATGGCCGCGTACGCTTCGGAATTATTGGATTTCAAATACTACAAGCCCACGGTAGAAGGCATTAAAGATAAAGCAGAAGAAATATTGAAAgaacaaaagaaagaaaatcctGGAGGAATTCCGTACATACTATCTGCGGCAAAG AATTATCCTGGCAAATTTTTATTATCTTATCTTCCACGAACTCGATGTCGTCACGAGTACGTGACAGTATCGCCAGAAGGATTTCGATTCAGAGACCAAATGTTTGGTAGAGTGAGTGACCTGTTCCGatggtttaaggagcattttagAGATCCAGTACCTGGACAGTCAACGCCTAGCACCCCGCGTGGCGCTATGACATCTAGAACACCTTATCATACAACGCCAGGAGCAGTAAGCG GAATGAACCAAGAAGCAATACAAAGAGTGGCGCAAAATCTTCCACATCACATGTTGCACTCATTAACGCAAGTGGCAAATCAAACTCCGCATCACTATCCACCTCACACACCAGGAACTGCAAGCGCCGCTGGTTATGGAGTTCACACATATCCCAATACACCATACACACCTTCTGGACAGACACCTTTCATGACACCATATCAGACACCGCATCACACTCCGCACCACCATGGCCAACCAACTCCAAGATATGGCCAACAAACACCTAATCATCAGCAAGGTCCTTTCAttcatcctcctcctccttcgggCATAAACGTTTCAAGCCATCACAGGTCAACTCCGTCGCATAGACCTACGCCACCTATGTCAACGCCTGGTGACCCTACGGACTGGAAAAAGGCAGCAGAAGCATGGGCGAGATTAAAAAGCGGTCCGCGTGTACC CGGTTCCACTCCAAGATACGAAGAATCTAGGAAAACGCCAAGAAACTACGAGGAATCGGTTGGAAGAACAACACCGCGAAATAGAACCTCGACACGAACACCTTCTTACAAATCTCCTCGAGGTACACCGCATACTAACTCTAGTCCTCGGAGCATGTCTCTTAGCGGAGACGGAACTCCTTTATACGATGAAAGCTAA